One segment of Candidatus Melainabacteria bacterium DNA contains the following:
- a CDS encoding vitamin K epoxide reductase family protein, with protein sequence MRNLENTEKSETGGARQNSPRYQILDCFEANRMHSAQATSAIATQNYKLLWTYAINCILAIWLIINPHLFDYRSTGLEFSDTISGAMILFFEAVAFVPRFNQVRWGTALVAIWLLFAPLIFWAPSPAVFLNDTLAAGLLIAMSILVPGNPGSGGMTVAGPDQPPGWTYNPSSWIRRWAGIALALIGFFISRYLAAHQLGYIHHAWDPFFGNGTDRVTSSSISRAFPISDAGFGSVAYMMEVLLGFMGDRARWRTAPWIVVMFAMLVLPLGVTSIVLIITQPIFVGAWCGLCLIAAAALMTSVPLSVHEAIAVGQFLVDAKRQKKNMWRIFWQGGTVVGAGNVDPDRRNYSFAQRCAASVQGVNIPINLLAQLAVGAWLMARPDLLRAEIFFPPGTPAGIGSANCDHLFGALVVTVAAISTAEVTRIVRFANILPGIAIIASGIIFSRYVPVIFLSELVPGILLIVTSMPRGAIAEKYGSWDRFVR encoded by the coding sequence ATGCGTAATCTCGAGAATACAGAAAAAAGTGAAACTGGTGGTGCGCGACAGAATTCTCCGCGCTATCAAATTCTCGATTGTTTTGAAGCGAACAGAATGCACTCAGCGCAGGCGACAAGTGCTATCGCAACGCAGAATTACAAGTTGCTCTGGACTTATGCAATCAACTGCATACTTGCAATATGGCTGATCATCAATCCTCATCTTTTTGATTACAGAAGTACAGGTCTGGAGTTCAGCGACACCATTTCTGGTGCAATGATTCTCTTCTTCGAAGCAGTGGCATTCGTGCCTCGGTTTAATCAGGTCAGGTGGGGAACGGCTCTGGTTGCAATCTGGCTCCTCTTTGCTCCGCTCATATTCTGGGCACCGTCGCCGGCCGTATTTCTAAATGACACGCTCGCGGCAGGCTTATTGATCGCCATGTCAATCCTGGTACCTGGCAATCCAGGCAGTGGTGGCATGACGGTTGCCGGGCCGGACCAGCCACCAGGTTGGACCTACAACCCATCATCATGGATTCGACGATGGGCCGGTATAGCTCTTGCACTGATAGGATTCTTCATTTCACGTTATCTGGCGGCGCATCAGCTTGGTTACATCCACCATGCCTGGGACCCTTTCTTTGGAAACGGCACGGACCGCGTCACGAGTTCAAGCATCTCCAGAGCATTTCCTATTTCTGATGCCGGGTTCGGCAGTGTCGCCTACATGATGGAAGTGTTACTTGGATTCATGGGTGACCGAGCACGATGGCGGACGGCACCATGGATAGTAGTAATGTTTGCCATGCTGGTTTTGCCACTCGGGGTGACCAGCATCGTACTAATAATAACGCAACCTATCTTCGTCGGCGCATGGTGCGGTCTATGCCTGATCGCCGCAGCAGCCCTGATGACTTCAGTGCCGCTATCGGTGCACGAAGCAATTGCGGTCGGACAGTTCCTCGTCGATGCAAAACGTCAGAAAAAGAACATGTGGAGAATTTTCTGGCAAGGTGGAACAGTCGTTGGAGCAGGCAACGTGGATCCCGATCGCCGCAATTACTCATTTGCCCAACGGTGCGCAGCCAGCGTACAGGGCGTAAACATTCCAATCAACCTGCTCGCACAACTTGCGGTCGGCGCATGGTTGATGGCCAGACCGGACTTGTTGCGCGCAGAAATTTTCTTTCCACCAGGCACACCTGCCGGCATCGGCTCAGCGAACTGCGATCATCTCTTTGGAGCGCTTGTGGTAACTGTCGCAGCAATTTCAACGGCCGAGGTAACGAGAATAGTTCGTTTCGCAAACATTCTGCCAGGCATAGCAATAATCGCATCCGGAATAATTTTCTCCCGGTACGTACCGGTAATCTTCCTCAGCGAGTTAGTTCCAGGAATTCTCCTCATTGTTACCTCGATGCCACGCGGTGCAATAGCCGAAAAATATGGTAGCTGGGATAGATTTGTCAGGTAA
- a CDS encoding beta-phosphoglucomutase family hydrolase: MVAGIDLSGNNKVNKMNKMNEPNNAQSPQRRNIINTSDFDAVLFDMDGVVTRTASVHFTAWKKTFDNFLSTRRSGDRSEFTQADYLSYVDGKPREDGVRSFLESRQIKLPENDTSDTQQGPTISSLAREKDAEFLHLIHTDGVEPYETTVSLIKSLRQAKIKTALVTASKNGAEVLRVTKLGHLFDATVTGVDAQELRLKGKPNPDVFLEAAKRLSVKPDRAVVVEDAEAGVESGRNGKFGLVIGVARQNNSSVLLKHGADVAVRDLAEITLSGQSGDDIKGMALSDLEITDANWVVTYNQYDPSQELQRESLCSLGNGKFCTRGFSFEAEQDHVHYPGTYIGGAYNTIKLDVEKAPFEREELVNMPNWVCLNFRINDGEWFSIDKVEIIKFAQRLNLREGILYREVQYKDSAGRETKLAERRFVHMHYSHLAGVELSITPVNWEGKLTIRSGIDATVKNGGDEIDPRFRANKHLRTLNKEAVDNRIVLKVITSETKVVVAMGAVHRITRISQDMEERVNLKADDNQETKDNQDKDSDLKQKDNDLKQKDNNSAQKDNNSEQNDTLEMKYIRAMQNVLEDEKISQEWCLKIKQSETLKLQKTCSIYTSRDRGIYEPEHTALEAVADALPFDELIKSQIDAWRSLWRRFDLFIETTEENSKLIPSLLLHLNSFHCLQTASPHTVDLDTGVPARGWTGEGYQGHVFWDDLFVFPYINLRMPNISAALLKYRYRRLGEARKIAQSLGAKGACFPWQSASDGKERTPNYWWMKSNDKWIRDYTHLEMHVNCAVAYNVWQYYQVTADDDFMYSYGAEILLEIARFFATLARYDQKRQRYEIHHVIGPDEFHNGYPNFKEPGVNNNAYTNIMAAWTLGRGMELLEKLPSDHKQHLCSRLNISKEELALWRDVSTKMFVPVMAIGVIEQFEGYDQLQEFPITSDKKENQERLKVLLRENDGYLNQYKMSKQPDLLMLGFLFAECELRELLTSLGLPAQCADLKKMADYYIPRTANQSTLSRVALSWVLSRVSQKNRISKIPAKSFGSFDSNEIFYEALGSDYYDVASRGTTKSGIHMAAMAGTVDIVQRCYPGITTRDDILHFDPQLPSQLVRLSFTLNYRGQSLKIDLHHGQLKVEARHSTAMPIKIGCKEEVVTLNSGDCKVFEFRNGAESGEPIH, encoded by the coding sequence ATGGTAGCTGGGATAGATTTGTCAGGTAATAACAAAGTGAACAAGATGAACAAGATGAACGAACCGAACAACGCTCAATCACCCCAACGGCGAAATATAATCAATACCAGCGATTTTGACGCAGTACTCTTTGATATGGATGGCGTTGTCACAAGAACAGCATCGGTCCATTTCACAGCCTGGAAAAAAACGTTTGATAATTTTCTGAGTACAAGGCGCAGCGGCGACAGGTCAGAATTTACCCAGGCAGACTATCTTTCATACGTTGACGGAAAACCTCGTGAAGATGGAGTGAGAAGTTTTCTCGAGTCGAGACAAATCAAATTACCGGAGAACGATACTTCAGATACTCAGCAGGGTCCAACAATCTCAAGCCTGGCAAGAGAGAAAGATGCTGAATTTCTTCACCTCATCCACACTGACGGTGTCGAACCGTACGAAACTACCGTTTCTCTAATCAAATCACTTCGTCAGGCGAAAATCAAAACGGCCCTGGTTACCGCAAGCAAAAATGGTGCTGAAGTATTACGTGTAACAAAACTTGGGCATCTGTTCGACGCCACCGTAACTGGTGTAGACGCGCAAGAGTTGCGTCTTAAAGGCAAGCCAAACCCTGACGTGTTTCTGGAAGCAGCAAAAAGACTTTCTGTTAAACCTGACCGTGCCGTCGTAGTCGAGGATGCAGAAGCTGGTGTGGAGTCTGGGCGGAACGGAAAATTCGGTCTGGTTATCGGCGTAGCCAGACAGAACAATTCAAGCGTGCTGCTCAAGCACGGTGCAGATGTCGCAGTACGCGACCTGGCTGAAATCACTCTGTCAGGCCAATCTGGCGATGATATCAAGGGCATGGCACTTTCGGACTTAGAGATAACCGACGCGAACTGGGTTGTTACCTACAATCAGTATGATCCGTCTCAAGAGCTGCAACGAGAATCTTTATGTTCTCTCGGTAACGGAAAGTTCTGTACACGCGGCTTTTCCTTCGAGGCTGAACAAGACCATGTTCACTATCCCGGCACTTATATTGGTGGCGCCTACAACACCATCAAACTCGACGTGGAAAAGGCACCATTCGAGCGAGAAGAGTTGGTGAACATGCCAAACTGGGTTTGCCTGAATTTTAGAATAAATGATGGTGAATGGTTTTCCATCGACAAAGTTGAAATAATCAAATTTGCTCAGCGCCTCAATCTGCGCGAAGGAATTCTATATCGCGAAGTTCAGTATAAAGATTCTGCCGGTCGCGAAACCAAGCTCGCCGAACGACGCTTTGTGCACATGCATTACTCGCATCTTGCCGGGGTAGAGCTCAGTATCACACCGGTCAACTGGGAAGGGAAGTTAACCATTCGAAGCGGCATCGATGCAACCGTCAAAAACGGCGGTGACGAAATTGATCCAAGATTCCGTGCTAATAAACACTTACGAACTTTGAACAAAGAAGCTGTCGACAACAGAATCGTTCTGAAAGTAATCACCAGCGAAACTAAAGTCGTTGTCGCTATGGGTGCAGTGCACCGGATCACGCGCATCAGCCAGGACATGGAAGAGCGAGTCAATTTAAAAGCGGACGACAATCAAGAAACGAAAGACAATCAAGACAAGGACAGCGACTTAAAACAGAAGGACAACGACTTAAAACAGAAAGACAACAACTCAGCACAGAAAGACAACAACTCAGAACAGAACGACACTTTAGAGATGAAATACATTCGAGCGATGCAGAACGTTCTAGAAGACGAAAAAATCTCGCAGGAATGGTGCCTCAAGATCAAGCAATCAGAAACCCTGAAGCTGCAGAAAACATGCTCGATCTACACGTCACGCGATCGTGGCATCTATGAACCCGAACACACAGCACTGGAAGCCGTTGCCGATGCACTGCCGTTCGATGAACTGATCAAAAGTCAGATCGACGCGTGGAGGAGCTTGTGGCGCCGGTTCGATCTCTTCATCGAAACGACGGAAGAGAATTCAAAACTAATACCGTCGCTTCTACTGCACTTGAACAGCTTCCACTGCCTGCAAACTGCATCACCACACACTGTCGACCTTGACACCGGCGTGCCCGCCAGGGGTTGGACCGGTGAGGGTTATCAGGGTCACGTATTCTGGGATGACCTGTTCGTGTTTCCTTACATCAATTTGAGGATGCCGAATATCAGTGCTGCACTGCTGAAGTATCGATATCGTCGCCTGGGAGAAGCGAGAAAAATTGCTCAATCGCTGGGTGCAAAAGGTGCCTGCTTTCCGTGGCAAAGCGCCAGCGACGGTAAGGAACGCACGCCAAACTACTGGTGGATGAAAAGCAACGATAAGTGGATTAGAGACTATACGCATCTTGAGATGCACGTCAATTGCGCCGTCGCCTATAACGTCTGGCAATATTATCAAGTCACCGCGGATGATGACTTCATGTACTCTTACGGCGCTGAGATACTTCTGGAAATCGCCAGGTTTTTCGCCACGCTAGCCAGATACGACCAAAAGAGGCAGCGATATGAAATTCATCACGTAATTGGACCAGACGAATTTCACAACGGCTATCCCAACTTCAAAGAGCCTGGCGTCAACAATAACGCATACACAAACATAATGGCAGCCTGGACTCTGGGCAGAGGCATGGAATTGCTCGAAAAGCTTCCGTCTGACCACAAACAACATTTGTGCTCACGGTTGAACATATCAAAAGAAGAATTAGCACTCTGGCGCGATGTAAGTACAAAAATGTTTGTGCCCGTCATGGCAATTGGTGTCATTGAACAATTTGAAGGTTACGACCAGCTGCAGGAATTTCCCATCACAAGCGACAAAAAAGAGAATCAAGAACGTCTGAAGGTACTCCTGCGAGAAAATGACGGCTATCTCAATCAATATAAAATGTCCAAGCAGCCAGACCTGCTGATGCTGGGTTTCCTATTTGCCGAATGCGAGTTGAGAGAACTGCTGACCAGCCTCGGTCTACCAGCTCAGTGCGCCGACCTGAAAAAAATGGCAGACTACTACATCCCCAGAACAGCGAATCAATCTACACTCAGTCGAGTTGCACTCTCCTGGGTTTTGTCTAGAGTCAGTCAAAAGAACAGAATCAGCAAAATACCGGCTAAATCATTTGGCTCATTCGACAGCAATGAAATATTCTACGAAGCACTCGGGTCAGACTATTACGACGTCGCCTCCCGCGGCACCACAAAATCCGGCATTCATATGGCGGCCATGGCGGGCACTGTAGACATCGTGCAACGCTGTTATCCCGGTATCACAACGCGCGACGACATCTTGCACTTCGATCCTCAATTGCCATCACAGCTCGTTCGACTCTCATTCACTTTGAATTACCGAGGACAATCTTTAAAGATAGATCTGCACCACGGTCAGCTAAAAGTGGAAGCTCGTCACTCAACTGCGATGCCAATCAAAATTGGTTGCAAGGAAGAAGTTGTAACGCTCAACTCCGGAGACTGCAAGGTATTCGAATTTCGAAACGGGGCAGAGTCAGGCGAACCTATTCACTGA
- a CDS encoding MFS transporter, whose protein sequence is MKRSKAPVDKNSPKYKMHMALGLMFLTVFIDLIGFGIIIPLLPLYAEKFGADATTVGLLLMSYSLMQFFFAPMWGRLSDKIGRRPVLLISLAISAIGYSIWGAATTIEMLFVSRIVAGFGNANLAVAQAYIADVTPEDYRSQGMGMIGAAFGLGFVLGPAIAGIASKFGVAPNLLGYFAAFFSVVDLIFTAMMLPEPENRQKSSHNPFSLGMGFYFKTLVDKKYALNLFIFFIATFAFANMETTLVLLTSKYYGFTMEDNSWLFVGLGLVMVFVQGFLIRKIGKIYPDSLLISVGTALIAVGLVLTPLTHNLVVLCVALIILATGSGINNPSNSSLLSKLAPADETGGVMGIGQSMATLGRILGPIVGGYLFDHAGPGSPYWVGAAVMTVACLLSFRLPRIQKVVAPAQAPSSVAVSE, encoded by the coding sequence ATGAAACGCAGTAAAGCTCCGGTAGATAAGAACAGCCCCAAATACAAGATGCATATGGCTCTTGGGCTGATGTTCCTTACAGTCTTCATAGACTTGATCGGATTTGGAATCATCATTCCGCTTCTGCCCCTGTACGCTGAGAAGTTCGGCGCAGATGCGACGACTGTAGGACTTCTGTTGATGTCCTACTCGCTTATGCAATTTTTCTTCGCTCCCATGTGGGGGCGTCTCTCCGACAAAATTGGACGACGTCCTGTATTGCTCATCAGTCTTGCCATTTCAGCGATTGGCTACAGTATCTGGGGTGCTGCGACGACGATCGAGATGTTGTTCGTCTCGCGTATCGTGGCCGGGTTCGGTAACGCCAATCTGGCTGTAGCACAGGCTTACATCGCCGACGTGACACCAGAGGACTACCGTTCTCAGGGTATGGGCATGATCGGAGCTGCCTTCGGTCTGGGTTTTGTTCTAGGACCAGCGATTGCAGGAATCGCAAGTAAATTTGGAGTCGCCCCTAATCTGCTGGGATATTTCGCGGCATTTTTCAGTGTCGTCGATCTTATTTTCACTGCCATGATGCTGCCTGAGCCTGAAAACCGTCAGAAGAGCTCGCATAATCCGTTCTCTCTGGGAATGGGCTTTTACTTCAAGACTCTTGTCGATAAAAAGTATGCGCTCAACCTCTTTATATTCTTCATCGCCACTTTTGCCTTTGCCAACATGGAAACGACCCTTGTTCTACTGACAAGCAAGTACTACGGGTTCACGATGGAAGATAACAGCTGGTTGTTCGTTGGACTGGGACTTGTCATGGTTTTCGTTCAGGGATTTTTAATCCGGAAGATTGGCAAGATTTATCCCGACTCATTATTGATTTCGGTCGGAACCGCGCTTATTGCCGTCGGACTTGTACTTACACCGCTCACACATAATCTTGTTGTGCTTTGTGTCGCCTTGATCATACTTGCCACCGGGTCTGGTATTAACAATCCATCCAACAGCAGTTTGCTCTCCAAGCTCGCTCCCGCAGACGAGACCGGCGGCGTTATGGGTATTGGTCAGTCCATGGCTACACTTGGGCGCATATTGGGTCCCATTGTCGGCGGTTATTTGTTTGACCATGCCGGACCAGGCAGTCCGTATTGGGTAGGTGCTGCTGTGATGACTGTTGCCTGTCTCTTGAGTTTCCGTCTGCCTCGTATTCAGAAGGTTGTCGCACCGGCTCAGGCACCTTCGTCTGTCGCGGTCAGTGAATAG
- the cyoE gene encoding protoheme IX farnesyltransferase, producing MHVRRFLETQQLCRFQIGHFVVPTISRQAHLKKRCNERIANRSIFSQLLEKLRTICGQHGIPGDPFVQLNRPKEILAAFLDLARTRIAFMVVISCAVGFVMAYKGDFNWFQFACALVGTGLLSSGGCAINCYIERELDAMMPRTAQRPIPAGVVSPNTALIYGISLIVAGALILFVFNNLLCAVLGLSAVGIYLGMYTPAKRWTWLNTSVGAVPGAIPPLIGWAAASGELNTCGWILFAILFIWQHTHFLPIAWLFKEDYRAAGFKMLPALEEKAEKTFGLTIATAIVLLPLSTMLYYTGNSFAGPAYCLASLMGGLILVVTSVQWKNKQSRQAARLVLLMSLVYLPAIFAGVVLDRVCGWT from the coding sequence ATGCACGTTCGACGTTTTCTCGAAACACAGCAATTATGCCGCTTTCAAATTGGTCACTTTGTCGTGCCTACTATAAGTCGACAGGCACATCTGAAAAAACGATGTAACGAACGCATTGCAAATCGCTCGATCTTTTCTCAACTGCTCGAGAAATTGCGTACGATATGCGGCCAGCATGGTATCCCGGGGGACCCCTTTGTGCAACTAAATCGCCCGAAAGAAATTTTGGCGGCATTCTTGGATCTCGCTAGAACAAGAATTGCGTTCATGGTTGTCATCTCCTGTGCTGTTGGCTTCGTCATGGCATACAAAGGGGATTTCAACTGGTTTCAGTTCGCATGCGCTTTGGTCGGCACCGGATTGTTGAGCAGCGGCGGTTGTGCAATCAACTGTTACATCGAGCGTGAACTCGATGCGATGATGCCGAGAACAGCCCAGCGTCCCATTCCGGCGGGTGTGGTCTCACCAAACACTGCATTGATCTACGGCATATCTTTGATCGTTGCCGGCGCACTAATCTTGTTCGTGTTCAACAACCTCCTCTGCGCTGTGCTTGGACTATCGGCAGTAGGCATATACCTGGGCATGTACACACCCGCCAAACGCTGGACATGGCTCAACACGTCAGTCGGGGCGGTGCCAGGTGCGATACCACCATTGATTGGGTGGGCAGCAGCTTCGGGCGAGCTCAACACATGCGGCTGGATACTCTTTGCGATTCTGTTTATCTGGCAACACACGCATTTCTTGCCGATCGCCTGGCTGTTCAAAGAAGACTACCGTGCGGCTGGGTTTAAGATGCTCCCGGCACTTGAAGAAAAGGCCGAAAAAACTTTTGGTCTAACAATCGCGACTGCGATTGTTTTGTTACCACTCTCAACGATGCTCTATTACACCGGAAACTCTTTCGCCGGACCCGCATATTGCCTCGCTTCACTCATGGGCGGGTTAATTCTCGTTGTCACGTCAGTGCAATGGAAAAACAAACAGTCGCGACAAGCGGCTCGCCTCGTGCTTCTCATGAGCCTCGTATATTTGCCCGCCATTTTTGCTGGAGTAGTTCTTGATCGGGTGTGTGGATGGACATAA
- the coxB gene encoding cytochrome c oxidase subunit II, with protein MDIKNAEFTSIFNVASLQNRAMVDLHWFYLAIAVLIAFVVTGLLVAVIAKFRTPANDDGSEPRQIKGNIRLEIIWTAIPLVIVTVLGVLTAMVMLTVNPAVGNKKPDVIVIGHQWWWEYQYPKLGVVTANELYLPAGKNTLFELRAADVVHSFWVVAFGQKMDCIPGHPTNMWVHPIKPGKYLGSCSEFCGAQHGLMRIIANVVSQEDFDAWVKAQQAAPEHSTDPAALHGKKLFNDATCVQCHRIAGDAEAEAQIGPDLTHIAQRKTLGAGVIVNNTENLTKWMQNPQTYKPGVYMPNMRLTDEDAHDIAIYLESLK; from the coding sequence ATGGACATAAAAAACGCCGAATTTACAAGCATATTCAATGTTGCCAGTTTGCAGAACAGAGCAATGGTCGACTTGCACTGGTTCTATCTGGCTATCGCCGTGCTCATCGCCTTCGTGGTGACAGGGCTTCTGGTGGCAGTGATAGCGAAGTTTAGAACTCCCGCCAATGACGACGGCAGTGAACCGAGACAAATCAAGGGCAACATTCGACTGGAAATTATCTGGACCGCAATTCCACTCGTTATAGTCACCGTGCTCGGAGTTCTCACGGCGATGGTGATGCTTACGGTCAACCCGGCAGTAGGAAACAAAAAGCCGGACGTGATCGTGATCGGGCACCAGTGGTGGTGGGAATACCAGTATCCGAAGCTTGGCGTCGTCACAGCCAATGAACTCTATCTGCCGGCCGGTAAAAACACACTTTTCGAACTGCGCGCCGCCGACGTAGTGCATTCCTTCTGGGTAGTGGCATTCGGCCAGAAGATGGACTGCATACCTGGCCATCCGACCAACATGTGGGTGCACCCCATCAAACCTGGTAAGTATCTTGGTTCATGCTCGGAATTCTGCGGTGCGCAACACGGGCTGATGAGAATCATCGCCAACGTGGTCTCTCAGGAAGATTTTGATGCCTGGGTCAAGGCTCAGCAAGCAGCACCTGAACATTCCACGGACCCTGCAGCTCTTCACGGCAAGAAGCTTTTCAACGACGCCACCTGTGTGCAGTGTCACCGCATCGCCGGTGATGCCGAAGCAGAAGCCCAGATTGGTCCGGACCTGACTCACATCGCACAACGTAAAACGCTCGGTGCAGGCGTGATCGTCAACAACACCGAGAACCTGACCAAATGGATGCAAAATCCTCAGACTTACAAACCTGGAGTTTACATGCCCAATATGCGCCTCACAGATGAAGACGCGCATGACATCGCCATTTACCTGGAGAGCCTAAAATGA
- the ctaD gene encoding cytochrome c oxidase subunit I, with protein MTGGTIHHSHKPVNWLAEVPEYQGILSWLTSIDHKQLGILYIMSALGFLVLGAVLGLTMRLQLMFPMNHLVTQEAYNQIFTMHGTTMVFFVGMPLLFGFAVYLTPLMIGARDMAFPRLNSYGFWVYLFGAIMLFFSFLAGGGPSAGWFAYPPLSEKGYLFNNGQNYWALSLFVTGIGSVATGLNLIVTILTMRAPGMTLKRVPLFVWMILMDGFLVIFSLPALNASLVMILFDRILNTHFFDATMGGSPLLWQHFFWFFGHPEVYILILPGWGAISEVIPVFSRKLLFGAGVMAASTVAITFLSFGVWVHHMFAVGLGFAPLYIFAVTSLLIAVPTGIKVWSWLATMWGGKLKFTVAMLHSMAFLIQFTIGGLGGVAFAVIPIDWQLTDSYFVVAHFHYVLIGGLVFSLIAGIYYWYPKATGRMLSETLGKWHFWLMIIGFNGTFFVMHILGILGMPRRVWTYPAGMPGWSELNFFSTCCSFVLVASMLLFVYNLFWSFYHGKIAGPNPWNAWTLEWLAESPPIAENFERVPVVRSRRPLWDLQYGSGGDGEEHHA; from the coding sequence ATGACCGGCGGTACGATTCACCACTCACACAAACCAGTCAACTGGTTAGCAGAAGTTCCGGAATATCAAGGAATTCTCAGTTGGCTGACGTCAATCGATCACAAGCAACTGGGCATTCTTTATATTATGTCCGCCCTGGGATTCCTGGTGCTTGGCGCTGTGCTCGGGCTGACAATGCGTTTGCAGCTGATGTTCCCGATGAATCACCTGGTCACGCAGGAAGCCTACAATCAGATCTTCACCATGCACGGTACCACGATGGTTTTCTTCGTCGGTATGCCCTTGCTGTTCGGCTTTGCCGTTTACCTGACGCCTCTGATGATCGGGGCGCGCGATATGGCATTCCCCAGGCTGAACTCGTATGGCTTCTGGGTATATTTGTTCGGCGCCATCATGCTTTTCTTCAGCTTTCTGGCTGGTGGTGGTCCATCAGCCGGATGGTTCGCCTACCCGCCTTTGAGCGAGAAGGGATACCTTTTCAATAACGGACAGAACTACTGGGCGCTCAGCTTGTTCGTCACAGGTATCGGCTCAGTAGCGACCGGACTGAACTTGATCGTCACGATTTTGACAATGCGGGCGCCTGGCATGACTCTCAAACGCGTACCGCTGTTTGTCTGGATGATTCTGATGGACGGCTTCCTGGTCATCTTCTCGTTGCCGGCGCTGAACGCATCGCTCGTCATGATTCTCTTCGACCGCATCCTCAACACCCACTTCTTTGATGCCACCATGGGCGGCTCGCCTCTGCTCTGGCAGCATTTTTTCTGGTTCTTCGGGCATCCGGAAGTGTATATATTGATTCTTCCTGGTTGGGGCGCGATATCGGAAGTAATTCCGGTCTTCTCTCGCAAACTGCTCTTCGGAGCAGGAGTCATGGCTGCTTCGACAGTCGCCATCACATTCCTGAGCTTCGGCGTCTGGGTTCACCACATGTTCGCCGTTGGTCTCGGTTTTGCACCACTCTATATCTTCGCCGTCACCAGCTTGCTTATCGCAGTACCGACAGGCATCAAAGTCTGGTCCTGGCTGGCAACCATGTGGGGCGGCAAATTGAAATTCACTGTCGCCATGCTGCATTCGATGGCATTCCTTATTCAATTCACTATTGGTGGATTGGGTGGCGTGGCGTTCGCCGTCATTCCAATCGACTGGCAACTGACAGACAGCTACTTCGTTGTGGCGCACTTCCACTATGTATTGATCGGCGGTCTGGTGTTCTCACTGATCGCAGGCATCTATTACTGGTATCCAAAAGCAACAGGCAGAATGCTCTCCGAGACACTCGGCAAGTGGCATTTCTGGCTGATGATAATCGGATTCAACGGAACGTTCTTCGTCATGCACATCCTCGGCATTCTCGGCATGCCGCGAAGAGTCTGGACATATCCAGCCGGAATGCCGGGCTGGTCTGAATTGAATTTCTTTTCGACCTGCTGCTCATTTGTTCTCGTCGCATCGATGCTGCTTTTCGTCTACAACCTTTTCTGGAGCTTCTATCACGGCAAAATTGCCGGACCGAACCCATGGAACGCCTGGACTCTGGAATGGCTGGCAGAATCGCCGCCGATAGCAGAGAACTTCGAGCGCGTACCGGTTGTGCGCAGCAGAAGACCACTTTGGGATTTGCAATACGGTAGCGGCGGTGATGGAGAAGAGCACCATGCATAG
- a CDS encoding heme-copper oxidase subunit III, which translates to MEKSTMHSQASTPVPAHPLDTNLKMNRNVLGMLLFIGSESMFFLLLILAYVNFHNQYGIGEMAAWHLDVAKTGLFSIALFASSFTLWLSEKAHAKNSGMAIFWMTLTIVLGAIFICGQGLEYSDLIRENLTISRDLFGTTFFTLTGFHGFHVIIGLILLSVALWIMVRGKEHEITEAGLTCVSLYWHFVDVVWVAVFSVVYLWRFIK; encoded by the coding sequence ATGGAGAAGAGCACCATGCATAGTCAAGCGAGCACACCAGTTCCGGCGCACCCGCTGGACACTAACTTGAAGATGAACCGCAATGTCCTGGGGATGCTGCTCTTCATCGGTTCAGAATCGATGTTCTTCCTGCTTTTGATTCTTGCCTACGTCAATTTCCACAATCAATATGGAATTGGAGAAATGGCAGCCTGGCATCTCGATGTAGCCAAAACTGGATTATTCTCGATTGCCTTGTTTGCCAGCAGTTTCACACTCTGGTTATCAGAAAAAGCACATGCCAAAAACAGCGGCATGGCGATTTTCTGGATGACCTTAACAATCGTCCTTGGCGCAATCTTCATTTGCGGCCAGGGTCTGGAGTACTCGGATTTGATTCGCGAAAACCTGACAATCAGTCGCGACTTGTTCGGTACGACGTTTTTTACCCTGACCGGCTTCCATGGCTTCCACGTGATCATCGGGCTGATACTGCTCTCGGTGGCGCTCTGGATCATGGTACGCGGCAAAGAGCATGAAATCACGGAAGCCGGGCTGACCTGCGTCTCGCTTTACTGGCACTTTGTCGACGTGGTCTGGGTAGCGGTCTTCTCGGTCGTCTATCTCTGGAGATTCATAAAATGA